A single region of the Malus sylvestris chromosome 8, drMalSylv7.2, whole genome shotgun sequence genome encodes:
- the LOC126633499 gene encoding lachrymatory-factor synthase-like, translated as MQEPAESRKWKRKTTAVLKASAAEKVWPLLADFCNLHKIFPKLATCYQVEGVSGQPGLIRYCETPPTNPADESTVKWVKEKLLMIDPIKRCISYEIIENNMGFHSYVATMQVVPTNDIDQDGVYGCKIDWSVVCDPVDGWRSENLQEFLESNLQLVAKTMEHALLST; from the coding sequence ATGCAAGAACCCGCAGAGTCCAGAAAATGGAAGCGCAAAACAACCGCTGTTCTCAAAGCCTCAGCAGCCGAAAAAGTTTGGCCTCTCTTGGCTGATTTCTGCAACTTACACAAAATCTTCCCCAAACTAGCCACATGTTACCAAGTCGAGGGAGTTTCTGGCCAACCGGGTCTGATCCGGTACTGTGAAACTCCTCCTACCAATCCCGCTGATGAGTCGACCGTCAAGTGGGTCAAGGAGAAGCTACTGATGATTGATCCAATCAAACGGTGCATAAGCTATGAGATCATTGAGAATAACATGGGGTTTCACTCTTACGTTGCTACCATGCAAGTAGTGCCTACAAACGACATTGATCAGGATGGTGTTTACGGGTGCAAGATAGATTGGTCTGTAGTTTGTGATCCGGTCGATGGATGGAGATCTGAAAATCTTCAGGAGTTTCTTGAGTCTAATCTTCAATTGGTTGCAAAAACAATGGAGCATGCTCTTCTATCtacttaa
- the LOC126632640 gene encoding lachrymatory-factor synthase-like, with protein MEQHSDPKWEAKVSATLKDATVDQIWPLFKDFFNFHRWFPTLSTCHGIHGTNGEPGCVRYCSGFSIPSKSGEKSVSWSKERLIAVDDADHSLSYEIVESNLGFNSYVSTFRIVPRGDIDGRDGCVIEWSITVDPVEGWVFGDLVRKYESGLQKMSNRIEDAICI; from the coding sequence ATGGAGCAGCACTCAGATCCAAAGTGGGAAGCCAAGGTTTCTGCAACCCTAAAAGATGCCACAGTGGACCAGATATGGCCTCTCTTCAAAGACTTCTTTAATTTCCACAGGTGGTTTCCAACCCTGTCCACTTGCCATGGGATTCACGGAACCAACGGTGAACCCGGCTGTGTCAGATATTGCTCGGGGTTCTCAATCCCCTCCAAGAGTGGCGAGAAGTCCGTCAGCTGGTCCAAGGAACGATTAATAGCCGTTGATGATGCTGACCATAGTCTGAGCTACGAGATCGTGGAGAGCAACCTTGGGTTCAATTCGTACGTCTCGACGTTCAGGATTGTTCCGCGTGGGGATATTGATGGTCGAGATGGGTGCGTGATCGAGTGGTCCATAACCGTTGATCCTGTGGAAGGGTGGGTTTTCGGTGATCTGGTGAGGAAGTATGAGTCTGGGTTGCAGAAAATGTCTAATAGAATAGAAGATGCAATTTGTATTTGA